The genomic DNA CCGCGCCCGGCGAGCTCGACGACCGCCTGCTCGCCTTCTTCGCCGGGGCCTGAGCCCCCGGGGAAGGGTCAGGCTGCCTTCGGCAGCTCGTTGTACGAGTCCGCGAGCTCCTGGCCCGACAGGGCGTGGATCGCGGCCATCACCTCGTCGGTGACCTGGCGGCGGGCCTTGGCGGACCGCGCCTGCCCGTGCAGCGCGTCGAAGTGCAGCGGCTCGCCGAAGCGGACCGTGATCCGGCGGATCCGCGGCAGCTTCCGGCCGACCGGCAGGATCTCGGACGGGCCCTCCAGCGCCACCGGGACGACCGGCACGCCCGCGGTCAGCGCGAGCCACGCGACACCGGTCTTGCCCCGGTACAGCCGGCCGTCCAGCGACCGGGTGCCCTCCGGGTAGATGCCGAACGCCTTGCCGTCCTGGAGGATCTCCAGCGCCTGCTCCAGCGAGGCCGCCGCGGCGCGGATGTCGGTGCGCTCGACCGGCACCGCGTTGATCACGCTGGTGAAGAACGCCCGGGAGACCGCGCCCTTCACGCCGGTGCCGGTGAAGTACTCGGCCTTCGCCAGGAAGTGCACCTGCCGCGGCGCGGTCAGCGGGATCACCACGCTGTCGATGAACGACAGGTGGTTGCTGGCCAGGATCACCCCACCCTTGCGCGGCACGTGCTCCAGGCCCTCGATGACCGGGCGGTAGACCGCCTTCGCCAGCGGCTTGAGCACGAGCTTCGTGATGAGGTTGAGCATGGGCCCTCCCTGGCCGGTGTCCTGGCGTGGTTCCTGCGACGCGTCCTGCACATTACGACATCGACCCCGGAACCCGTCCACTCCCACAGGCCGCGCCCGGGCTGCGATTCTCGTCACTTTCCGTACGCCGCCCCTCGCGGACCGGGACCGCCCGGGCCGCTACTTGCGGATCGGGAACACCCGGCTGACCACCCGCTCCGCGGCCCGGCCGTCGTCCCACGGGCAGAACCGCTCGCGGAACCGCGCCCGCAGTCCCGGCTCCGGGTCGCCCGCCCGCAGCGCCTCGGCCAGCTCGTCGAGCCCGGTGGCGACCGGGCCGGGCGGCTCGGCCGGCAGGTCGAGGTAGACGCCGTGCTGCTGCCGGTACTCCTCCCAGTCCGGCGCGTGGACCGCGATCGGCCGGTCCAGCACCGCGAAGTCGAACATCGCCGGGGAGTAGTCGGTGACCAGCGCGTCCGCCGCCAGGTAGAGGTCCTCCACCACGGGGTGCTCCGAGACGTCCCGCAGCACCGCCGCCTCCCGGTCGGCGGCCGGCCGGCCCGCGCCCGTGCCGGTGCCGCCGCCGGGGTCGCGGACCAGGAGCGTGCACCCGGGGCCGAGGCGCCGGGCGAGCTCCGCCAGGTCCAGCGGCTCGGGACAAGTGCTCCAGGGCTCGCGGCGGACCGGCGCGTACAGCACGGTGCGCTGGCCCGGCGCGACGCCCAGGCGGCGCCGCGCCTCGGCGCAGTCCTCGGCGGTGGCCTGCACCAGGCGGTCGTTGCGCGGGTAGCCGGTCTCCAGCAGCTGGTAGTCGCCCGGGAACGCCTTGCTGAACACCGCGCTGGCGTGCGGGTTCGGCGACACCAGGAAGTCCCAGCGCGCCACGCCCTCCAGCAGCCGCTCGAAGTCCGTCCCGGCGGCGGCCTCCGGCCGGTCCCGCAGGTCCGTCCCGGTCAGCTTCAGCGGCGTGCCGTGCTGGGTCTGCACGTGCACGCTGCCGGGCCGCTTCACCATGGTGTGCGGGAAGTTGACGTTGTTGACGAAGTACGTCGCGGTGGCCATCACCCGCAGGTACGCCGGGGTGTTGACGATCACGTACGGCACCCCGGGCGGCAGCGCCCGGGCCCGCTCGCGGTTCTCCACCACCCACACCCCGCGGATCTGCGGGGCCAGCTCCCTGGCCTTCTCGTAGATCGCCGCCGGGTTGCAGGCGTAGTCGCGCTGCCAGTACGCGGCGTACACCGCCAGGTCCGGGTCGAGCGGCAGCCGCCGGAAGGTGTTGTACGCGGTGTAGCGCGCGCCGCTGCGCACCACCTTCCGCACCCCTGGGCCGACCGCGAGCGCCGAACGCTTCACCGCGCCGGGCAGCCGCCCCCCGCGCCGGAGCTCGCCGTAGGCCACCTGCGACCCCCGGGCGGCCAGCCGGTACTGGACGCCGCGCACCCCGGACGGGAAGCGGTAGCCGGCCGGCCGGTGCCGGGCGAAGTGGTCGGTGATCCGGCGGAAGAACTCCGGCCGCATCTCGACCGGGACCAGCCCGGGGGTGTCGTAGACGGTCAGCGCCTGCTTCACCGTGCGGTCGAAGACCAGGGTCCGCAGCGCGGCCGCCTGCTCGTCGCGGTCCAGGAAGGCGAAGATCGCGTCGTACTGGGCGAAGGCGTCGGCGTGCTTGGGGGAGGCGGTCGCGGTGATCGCGCCGGGGCGGCCGCGCCGGTAGTAATAGCAGACGCGGTCCAGGTAGCGGAGCCGGGCGGCGGACAGCAGCAGCGGGTAGGTGACCGAGATGTCCTCGTAGTAGCCGCGCCCGAAGGCGACGCCCAGGCCCTGCAGGTGCTCGCGGCGCATCACCTTGTTCCACACCGACAGCACGCTGTTGAACAGCGCCGGGTGCTCGGCGGCGGTGCAGCCGTGCTCCAGCGGGGAGCCGGCCAGCACCCGGCGCCACGGGTTGGGCTCGGTGGTGCCGTCGTTGTAGACGTGGGTGAAGCCGGTCAGCAGGACGTCCGCCGGGCCCTCGGGGCGGGCCTCCTCGGCGCGCAGCTCGGCGAGCAGGGCGTCCAGGGTGCCCTCGGGCAGCCAGTCGTCGCTGTCGACGAACCACACGTAGCGACCGGTGGCCTCGGCCAGCCCGACCTCGCGGGCGCCGCCCAGGCCCTGGTTGACGGTGAGGTGCAGGACCCGCATCCGCTCGTCCCGCTCGGCGTACGCGTCCAGGATCGCCCCGCAGCCGTCGGGGGAGAGGTCGTCGACCGCGATCAGTTCCAGCTCGCCCGGTGCGGCGGTGTCGGCCCGCAAGGAGTCCAGGCACTGCGGGAGGAAGCGCTCGACGCCGTGGACCGGCAGGACAATGCTGAGCAGGGGACTCACGTGCGTTCACTCCGCGAAGGGATGCCGGATCACCCGGTGGGGCGGCCGGGCACGCACACTCTACCGAGCGGGCACAAGGGGGGCCGGGAGCGGAGAACGCGCTGCCGGGGCCGGAAAACGCGACCGCCGGTGCCGCGCCGTGCGAGCGGCGGCACCGGCAGTCCGGTTTGGCGGTTCGGCCGACCCTCAACGACCTCCCGCCGGTCCGTCCATCACCTCGGAGTCGGGCCGCCGCAGCGTCGAGACGGCCGGACAGTGACTCACTGTGATGGCGGAAGTACACACATGGATGATCTGTTCATCATTCAAACCATCCGGACGACGGTTCTCCGGGGGGTGGCCCGGAATCCCGTGTCGTTATAGATATTGCTTGGAGGTTACGGCCACGTCAATCCCTCGCTTGTGTTCACTTCCTGAAGGGAAGGCTGTGCGCAGCAACCGATGCGCACTCGTGACCGATTCCATCGTCATCTGGTGGAGTGTCAGTTCTCCGGCCACGATACGGTGGCAGAACATCAGGACGGTTGCGCGAAGGCCGTCCCACACGGATAGTCTTCGCCTCACGGCCCTGGCGCCTCGTAGGGGTGGGAATACGGATGGAACACATGCAAGTGCGGGCCCGGCCCCGCGTGCCGGCGGTCCAGTGCGGCGTCGGTACGACCGGCCGCCGGATCGAGCGGCACCTCGCCGTGCTCGGCGCGCCCGCGGTCTCCGCGGTGGACACGGCCGAGGCCCTCGGCCTGATACGGGAGCTGACCCCGCGCGGCCCGGTGGCCGCCGGATCCGGCAGCCCCGCGGCGGCCCGCCGCCGCACGGCCCGGGTCTCGCTGATCGCGCCGCTCCGCCGGCTCAAGCGCAGCCTCTTCGGCAGCCGCGGCTAGCCCGGCGGCGCGGGGAACGGCGACCCGATGGACCGACCAGGTCCATCGGGTCCTACGCGTGTCCGGAGCCGGCCGTCCTCGTCCCGCGTCCCGGAGCCCGCCCCCCGGACGGCGGCGCTTGTCAAGAGGGCCGCTGACGATGGGTCAGGATGGACACCATGGTCGACACCACCTTCCACTCCCGGACCCTCGAGATCACCACCGGCACCACCGAGGTCGCCCTCGACATCACCGAACGCTGCGACTCCTTCCTCACCACGGCGGCCGGCGGACGCGACGGCCTGCTCAACGTCTT from Kitasatospora terrestris includes the following:
- a CDS encoding lysophospholipid acyltransferase family protein, producing MLNLITKLVLKPLAKAVYRPVIEGLEHVPRKGGVILASNHLSFIDSVVIPLTAPRQVHFLAKAEYFTGTGVKGAVSRAFFTSVINAVPVERTDIRAAAASLEQALEILQDGKAFGIYPEGTRSLDGRLYRGKTGVAWLALTAGVPVVPVALEGPSEILPVGRKLPRIRRITVRFGEPLHFDALHGQARSAKARRQVTDEVMAAIHALSGQELADSYNELPKAA
- a CDS encoding bifunctional glycosyltransferase/CDP-glycerol:glycerophosphate glycerophosphotransferase; the encoded protein is MSPLLSIVLPVHGVERFLPQCLDSLRADTAAPGELELIAVDDLSPDGCGAILDAYAERDERMRVLHLTVNQGLGGAREVGLAEATGRYVWFVDSDDWLPEGTLDALLAELRAEEARPEGPADVLLTGFTHVYNDGTTEPNPWRRVLAGSPLEHGCTAAEHPALFNSVLSVWNKVMRREHLQGLGVAFGRGYYEDISVTYPLLLSAARLRYLDRVCYYYRRGRPGAITATASPKHADAFAQYDAIFAFLDRDEQAAALRTLVFDRTVKQALTVYDTPGLVPVEMRPEFFRRITDHFARHRPAGYRFPSGVRGVQYRLAARGSQVAYGELRRGGRLPGAVKRSALAVGPGVRKVVRSGARYTAYNTFRRLPLDPDLAVYAAYWQRDYACNPAAIYEKARELAPQIRGVWVVENRERARALPPGVPYVIVNTPAYLRVMATATYFVNNVNFPHTMVKRPGSVHVQTQHGTPLKLTGTDLRDRPEAAAGTDFERLLEGVARWDFLVSPNPHASAVFSKAFPGDYQLLETGYPRNDRLVQATAEDCAEARRRLGVAPGQRTVLYAPVRREPWSTCPEPLDLAELARRLGPGCTLLVRDPGGGTGTGAGRPAADREAAVLRDVSEHPVVEDLYLAADALVTDYSPAMFDFAVLDRPIAVHAPDWEEYRQQHGVYLDLPAEPPGPVATGLDELAEALRAGDPEPGLRARFRERFCPWDDGRAAERVVSRVFPIRK